One Flagellimonas sp. CMM7 genomic region harbors:
- a CDS encoding efflux RND transporter periplasmic adaptor subunit, giving the protein MKFILKLSLLCLFAGMLLSCGGEQKKEEKFLRPVKFEEVGFLGGERMRTFSGTARTDKIINLSFRSSGIITQFDMRLGQKVKKGQLLGKLDNVQARLAYEQSITQLNSAASQMNTSKLNLNRIRSLYEKGSTSLSDFEAAKNSFKNAEESYKSAKRGVEIQQDQINYGYIYAPEDGIIASITAEVDENIQAGQAVAILNSGTDMEISLGLPESVINGVQEGMEVAVDFSSIPNKTFKAKVTEVAPAVDANTATYPVRATVVDPNEAIKSGMAANVAFDFGNHETNENKLVVPTHAVGEDSNGRFVFLIEEGGETAKVKKQPVEIGDLSADGFEITSGLTRGQKIATAGLQTLLDGQEVKLQ; this is encoded by the coding sequence ATGAAATTTATATTAAAATTAAGTTTGCTCTGTTTGTTTGCAGGAATGCTGTTATCCTGCGGAGGCGAACAAAAAAAGGAAGAAAAATTCTTGCGACCGGTTAAATTTGAAGAAGTGGGATTTCTGGGTGGAGAGAGAATGAGAACCTTCAGTGGAACTGCGCGCACTGATAAAATCATCAATTTAAGTTTCAGAAGCTCTGGTATTATCACCCAATTTGATATGAGACTTGGGCAAAAAGTAAAAAAAGGACAGTTGCTGGGAAAATTGGATAATGTACAAGCCCGACTGGCTTATGAACAATCCATTACACAATTGAACAGCGCGGCATCACAAATGAACACCAGCAAACTGAATCTGAATAGGATTCGTTCCTTATATGAAAAGGGAAGCACCTCCTTAAGCGATTTTGAGGCCGCAAAGAATTCGTTCAAAAATGCAGAGGAAAGCTACAAATCGGCAAAAAGAGGTGTTGAAATTCAACAAGACCAAATAAACTACGGATACATTTATGCACCAGAGGATGGTATCATTGCATCCATCACCGCAGAGGTGGATGAAAATATTCAAGCAGGCCAGGCCGTGGCCATTCTTAATTCAGGAACCGATATGGAAATTTCATTGGGTCTTCCCGAAAGTGTCATCAATGGAGTACAAGAAGGAATGGAAGTTGCGGTGGATTTTTCTTCGATACCCAACAAAACTTTTAAGGCTAAAGTGACTGAGGTAGCTCCTGCCGTAGATGCCAATACCGCAACATACCCGGTCAGGGCAACCGTTGTAGACCCAAACGAAGCAATTAAAAGCGGGATGGCAGCTAATGTTGCTTTTGACTTTGGAAACCATGAGACCAATGAAAATAAGTTGGTGGTACCGACCCATGCTGTTGGCGAGGACAGTAATGGAAGATTTGTGTTTTTAATTGAGGAAGGTGGTGAAACTGCCAAAGTAAAAAAACAGCCTGTTGAGATTGGTGATTTATCGGCTGACGGTTTTGAAATTACTTCTGGATTGACCAGGGGGCAAAAAATTGCCACAGCTGGCCTGCAGACCCTTTTAGATGGCCAAGAGGTCAAATTACAATAG
- a CDS encoding efflux RND transporter permease subunit, producing MNLAKFSIEKNRITFMVLATIVLLGISMYFGLSRDSMPPYTVRVATVVSSFPGASPERVEQLVTDKIEKVAQELPELDEVTSTSRTGLSVVSVTLKDEVPKGKMQAVWDRLRRKLNSIEGLPNGVNPSLNDDGVGDVYGIVVGLTSDGYSYAEMKEYADDIKDELIKLPDAAKVELGGVQEERVFVEFDNTRLKEYGLSASKLQQSISVTNILNTGGQVNVGDERIILEPTGNFDSVEAIRDMLITVGDGTQLVKLGDITTVSKGYIDPPKQIVSINGRDAISLHVNLKENKNIVALGEAVNGVVDSWEKKLPVGLELTRVSSLDTYIDVKVSDFIVNLLQSISIVLLVMLIFLGFRTGFVIASLIPIVTIMTLMIMGLMNIGLNQVTLAALIMALGMLVDNAIVVAETIMVKLEQGIEKKKAAIEAFSELWMPLLISTLTTSAAFLAFYLSPTVMGDIVGPIFVVITIALTSSWIIALTVITMFCYLFLKVAPKGEKKTSLVDRIINACKNYYKNLILMALANKYKVIIAIFIAFFVSLYGFTKIPFIFFPDSDRNMITIDINLPEGNKIERTTEVVQKIEQFMNDSLRTNTNRSLGIVDWSSYIGEGPESYDLGYSPDEANSNYAHILVNTSSFNENVPMITKLDKFTFNNFPNADIKVGALGAGGGGTPIEIKVSGSDPDELSKISERVKLKLATIAGTKNVKDDWGPKSKKFLIEIDQNRAQTAGVSSEDIATSLQTVLDGFQTGEYREDDKSIPIIMRSDASQQQSLASLETLNVYSQNSGKTVPLLQVASIVPAWQYSKIKRLDLLRTINISSELREGANASAIIAEITPWLEQESANWSNSYSYKFGGDAESTAESMGSVIGYLPISAFIIVLLLIIQFNSVRKMTMVVLTIPLAIIGVVIGLLVFQEAFGFMPFLGVISLAGIVINNAIVLIDRMEIEQRDLGRSEQDAVIGACLQRFRPILLATFTTVLGLIPLYLSGGEMWEGMAVSIMIGLLFGTIITLLFIPALYSALFKVSYKEYKFNEALLDE from the coding sequence ATGAATTTAGCTAAGTTTTCTATTGAAAAGAACAGGATAACCTTTATGGTGCTGGCAACCATTGTTTTACTTGGAATATCCATGTATTTTGGCTTATCCAGGGACAGTATGCCGCCATACACAGTCCGCGTTGCTACGGTGGTTTCTTCCTTCCCCGGAGCTAGTCCTGAGCGTGTTGAACAATTGGTCACAGATAAAATTGAAAAAGTGGCCCAGGAACTTCCAGAACTCGATGAGGTCACCAGTACATCAAGAACAGGACTTTCTGTTGTTAGTGTTACCTTAAAAGATGAGGTGCCCAAAGGAAAAATGCAGGCCGTTTGGGATCGGTTGCGTAGAAAACTCAATTCCATTGAAGGATTACCCAATGGGGTGAATCCAAGCTTGAACGATGATGGAGTCGGAGACGTATATGGCATTGTAGTAGGCTTAACTTCAGATGGATATTCGTATGCAGAAATGAAAGAATATGCAGATGATATCAAAGATGAGCTTATAAAATTGCCCGACGCTGCCAAAGTGGAATTGGGAGGGGTGCAGGAAGAACGGGTTTTTGTAGAGTTTGATAATACGAGACTCAAAGAATATGGTCTTTCGGCATCCAAGTTACAGCAGAGCATATCCGTCACCAATATACTAAACACAGGAGGTCAGGTTAACGTTGGTGATGAACGGATTATATTGGAACCTACAGGGAATTTTGATTCCGTAGAAGCGATTAGGGATATGTTGATAACGGTCGGTGATGGAACGCAATTGGTAAAACTGGGCGATATTACCACTGTTTCCAAAGGTTATATTGACCCCCCCAAACAAATTGTGAGTATCAATGGCAGGGATGCGATATCACTTCACGTGAACCTGAAGGAAAACAAGAATATCGTGGCACTTGGAGAGGCCGTAAATGGAGTTGTGGATAGTTGGGAAAAGAAACTTCCTGTTGGATTGGAATTGACCCGTGTTTCTTCCTTGGATACCTATATTGATGTAAAGGTAAGTGACTTCATTGTCAACCTCTTACAATCCATTAGCATTGTCTTGCTTGTAATGCTCATTTTTCTTGGGTTCCGTACAGGGTTTGTAATTGCCAGTCTTATCCCAATTGTGACCATAATGACATTGATGATCATGGGCCTAATGAATATAGGGCTTAATCAGGTTACTCTAGCCGCCTTAATCATGGCCCTGGGTATGTTGGTAGATAATGCTATTGTTGTTGCTGAAACCATCATGGTAAAGTTGGAACAGGGAATTGAAAAGAAGAAAGCAGCTATAGAGGCATTTTCGGAATTATGGATGCCCTTGCTGATATCAACACTGACCACTTCTGCAGCCTTTTTGGCCTTTTATTTATCACCCACCGTAATGGGGGATATCGTTGGGCCAATTTTCGTGGTGATTACCATTGCGCTAACATCATCTTGGATTATTGCGCTTACAGTGATTACCATGTTTTGTTATCTATTCTTAAAAGTTGCCCCTAAAGGAGAGAAAAAAACAAGCTTGGTTGACAGAATAATCAATGCTTGCAAAAATTATTATAAAAACTTAATTCTGATGGCCTTGGCAAATAAGTACAAGGTCATCATTGCTATATTCATTGCGTTTTTCGTATCACTATACGGTTTTACAAAGATTCCATTCATCTTTTTCCCTGATAGTGATCGAAATATGATTACCATAGATATCAATCTACCAGAGGGCAACAAGATTGAACGCACAACCGAAGTGGTTCAAAAGATTGAGCAATTTATGAACGATTCGCTCAGGACAAATACCAATAGAAGCTTGGGTATTGTTGATTGGTCCTCCTACATTGGTGAAGGACCTGAATCCTATGACCTTGGATACTCGCCAGATGAAGCTAACTCCAACTATGCACATATTTTAGTGAATACCTCCTCATTCAATGAAAATGTTCCAATGATCACCAAATTGGACAAATTTACCTTTAACAATTTTCCAAATGCGGACATAAAGGTAGGAGCCTTAGGAGCTGGAGGAGGTGGCACCCCTATTGAAATTAAAGTTTCGGGAAGTGATCCGGACGAATTATCAAAAATTTCAGAACGGGTTAAATTGAAACTGGCAACTATTGCCGGGACCAAAAATGTGAAGGACGATTGGGGCCCAAAAAGCAAAAAATTTCTGATTGAGATAGATCAGAATAGGGCGCAAACTGCAGGGGTAAGCAGCGAGGATATCGCAACATCGCTCCAAACAGTTTTGGACGGATTTCAGACAGGGGAATATAGGGAAGATGACAAATCCATACCGATTATTATGCGAAGTGACGCCTCACAACAGCAATCTTTGGCATCATTGGAGACCTTGAACGTATATTCGCAAAATTCTGGAAAGACAGTGCCTTTGCTACAGGTGGCATCCATCGTTCCAGCATGGCAATACTCCAAGATAAAACGGCTAGACTTACTAAGAACGATTAATATAAGTAGTGAACTACGTGAAGGTGCCAATGCCTCTGCGATTATAGCAGAAATTACTCCCTGGTTGGAGCAAGAGTCGGCCAATTGGTCCAATAGTTATAGCTACAAGTTTGGAGGAGATGCTGAAAGTACCGCGGAAAGTATGGGTTCGGTAATAGGTTATCTACCCATTTCTGCCTTTATTATTGTATTACTGTTAATTATCCAGTTCAATTCGGTTAGGAAAATGACCATGGTTGTTCTTACCATTCCATTGGCTATAATAGGAGTAGTTATTGGTTTACTAGTATTTCAGGAAGCCTTTGGTTTCATGCCATTTTTAGGTGTTATTTCTTTGGCAGGAATTGTAATTAACAATGCCATTGTACTTATTGACAGAATGGAAATTGAACAACGGGATTTGGGCCGAAGCGAACAGGATGCCGTTATAGGAGCTTGTCTACAACGCTTCAGGCCAATTTTGTTGGCTACTTTCACAACGGTACTGGGATTGATTCCACTTTATTTAAGCGGTGGTGAAATGTGGGAAGGTATGGCGGTCAGTATTATGATCGGTCTGTTGTTTGGAACAATTATTACCCTTCTGTTCATACCAGCATTGTATAGCGCTCTCTTTAAAGTTAGTTATAAGGAATACAAGTTTAATGAGGCGTTATTAGATGAGTAA
- a CDS encoding adenylate/guanylate cyclase domain-containing protein, which yields MGHNLKRYLNLLWQSIVFWSVALACFAIIRYFGLEDEDGITVIDDIAGTKGFLKPLASFSAMGGVLGILYASIDFLFDKLISKRLSLGLMLVTKTFIEFVFTIAVLTLTATIVSKVFTFVDFNVEPGWWLREKMVWGLLFYLLISSLVFSIIKIAVQRFGRGVFLKMLRGAYSNPKEEERIFMFLDLKDSTTIAERLGHHKYSQFIQDCFFDLNEVVLKYEAEIYQYVGDEAVLSWSYKRGLFNSNCIEVFFAFEVKRASRNAHYLEKYGVFPEFKAGMHGGILMAAEVGFIRKELAYHGDVINTSARIQAECNKHNVNFLLSEKLLNDLGVKKSFSSKPIGDVLLKGKQKEIKIYSIAHYDQQIV from the coding sequence ATGGGGCATAATTTGAAACGCTACCTGAATCTACTATGGCAATCCATTGTCTTTTGGAGTGTGGCCCTGGCTTGTTTTGCGATAATTCGTTATTTCGGGTTGGAAGATGAAGACGGAATTACCGTAATCGATGATATCGCAGGAACAAAAGGTTTTTTAAAACCTTTGGCGTCCTTTAGTGCTATGGGAGGTGTATTGGGCATTCTATATGCTTCCATTGATTTTTTATTTGACAAACTGATTTCAAAACGATTAAGTCTAGGTCTTATGTTGGTTACAAAGACCTTTATAGAATTTGTTTTCACAATTGCGGTCCTTACCCTTACTGCAACAATAGTTTCTAAGGTGTTCACTTTTGTTGATTTTAACGTTGAACCGGGTTGGTGGCTAAGGGAGAAGATGGTCTGGGGATTGCTTTTTTACCTGTTGATTTCATCCCTTGTTTTTTCCATTATAAAAATAGCGGTCCAACGGTTTGGGAGGGGCGTTTTTCTAAAAATGTTAAGAGGCGCCTATAGTAATCCCAAGGAAGAAGAACGAATATTTATGTTTCTTGACCTAAAAGACTCTACCACAATAGCGGAACGGCTGGGTCACCATAAGTACAGCCAGTTTATACAAGATTGTTTTTTCGACCTTAATGAAGTGGTGCTTAAATACGAAGCTGAGATTTATCAATATGTCGGAGACGAAGCTGTTTTAAGCTGGTCCTACAAAAGAGGATTGTTTAATAGCAATTGTATTGAAGTTTTCTTTGCATTTGAAGTAAAGCGAGCATCAAGAAACGCTCATTATTTGGAAAAATATGGAGTCTTTCCTGAGTTTAAAGCTGGAATGCATGGGGGTATTCTAATGGCAGCCGAAGTAGGTTTTATAAGAAAAGAATTGGCATACCATGGGGACGTTATTAATACATCGGCACGTATTCAAGCTGAGTGCAACAAACACAATGTAAACTTCCTATTGTCGGAAAAGCTGTTGAACGATTTAGGAGTGAAAAAATCTTTTTCATCCAAACCAATTGGCGATGTATTGTTAAAAGGAAAACAGAAAGAAATTAAGATTTACTCCATTGCGCATTATGACCAACAGATTGTATAA
- a CDS encoding two pore domain potassium channel family protein → MTNRLYKYRFEIFFFSQITILFGSLIFPPVFFETILAPLLFVINLAAGIILISKRKKLMWFFTVLLAVTLFAFGSTLQEKHETKVYDYLQMAAFFLFYIAVTIEIITQVWSIKKVNKNVILGLISGYISLGLLGFFICLSIEMTYPESFQGLFLIETGPEQLTERLLYYSFITLLTIGYGDILPITSLAQKAAILIGLMGQFYLVIITAAVVGKYINQFKK, encoded by the coding sequence ATGACCAACAGATTGTATAAATATCGATTTGAGATTTTCTTTTTTAGTCAGATTACAATTCTCTTTGGCTCCCTGATTTTCCCTCCTGTGTTTTTCGAAACTATTTTGGCTCCATTACTTTTTGTCATAAACTTGGCTGCGGGAATTATCTTGATTTCCAAAAGAAAAAAATTAATGTGGTTTTTCACAGTGCTTTTAGCAGTCACGCTTTTCGCATTTGGTTCAACTTTGCAGGAGAAACATGAAACCAAGGTTTATGATTATTTGCAAATGGCAGCTTTCTTCTTGTTTTATATTGCCGTGACCATTGAAATAATCACCCAAGTGTGGTCCATAAAAAAGGTCAATAAGAATGTGATTTTAGGTTTGATCAGTGGGTATATCTCATTAGGACTTTTGGGGTTCTTTATTTGCCTTAGCATTGAGATGACCTATCCAGAATCCTTTCAAGGGTTGTTTCTTATTGAAACTGGGCCTGAACAACTTACCGAAAGACTTCTTTATTATAGTTTCATAACCCTGCTCACCATTGGTTACGGAGATATATTGCCGATAACCTCCCTTGCCCAAAAAGCAGCTATATTAATTGGATTGATGGGACAATTTTATCTGGTGATTATTACTGCAGCAGTGGTTGGTAAATATATCAACCAATTCAAAAAGTAA
- a CDS encoding GNAT family N-acetyltransferase, with the protein MKIFETERLIIKSLEKVDKTYFAELFTDPKILELIPQKAFTQDQITDRFNKSLNLELSDLKDQKRACGIYEKGKSEMIGLALFLINEDGEKELGYRFRANFWGKGYGTETTKGMLEYYFQEMNVDKVMADVNIANIGSVKILNKFMEPVSEFYNERDNCTDRRYELEKNNWLQQRV; encoded by the coding sequence ATGAAAATATTTGAAACCGAAAGATTAATTATTAAAAGTTTAGAAAAAGTGGATAAGACATATTTTGCTGAACTTTTTACTGACCCAAAAATTTTGGAACTTATACCTCAAAAAGCATTTACACAAGACCAAATAACAGATAGATTTAACAAAAGCCTGAATTTGGAATTGAGTGATTTAAAAGACCAAAAACGTGCTTGCGGAATATATGAAAAAGGGAAATCTGAAATGATTGGACTTGCTCTATTTCTAATTAACGAAGATGGAGAAAAGGAGTTAGGATACCGATTTCGAGCGAATTTTTGGGGAAAAGGATACGGAACAGAAACTACGAAAGGGATGTTGGAATATTATTTTCAAGAAATGAACGTAGATAAAGTTATGGCTGATGTGAATATTGCGAATATTGGTTCGGTTAAAATTTTAAATAAATTTATGGAACCTGTGAGTGAATTTTATAACGAAAGAGATAATTGTACAGATAGAAGATATGAACTCGAAAAAAATAACTGGCTACAACAACGTGTATAA